The genomic interval TCAACTCTTTTTCAATATCCTGTCCCTCAAACTGTTTCTCAAGTATAGATATTTTCCCTAAAATACTTCCTAATAGATTGTTAAAATCATGAGCTAAAGATGCAGCAATTTTATTTAATAATCTCATATTCTGGTTTTTAACAACCTCGTCCATATACTTTTCACTATGGGTAATGTCGTTAACAACAAACAAATAACCGCTTAATTTTTCCTCGTCAAACAACTTTTCTGCCTCTATGGTTAGAATAATTTCAGAATTGTAAGGTTTATAATAAAATTTTCTCTCACCGTTAAAAATATCAGTTATTTTTTCAGTAGATATATTTTCAGGCAAATCTTTTATAGAAGACTTTTTTAAGAAATCTAAAATATTTTTTTTATCCAGATCTTCTTCCGCAAATATGTTTATTAAAGATTTATTTGCAAAAACAACATTAAAATTTTCATCTGTAATCGCCACCCCTTCAGAAAGCCTATCAAGAGTTTCTATAAGCCTTTCCCTTTCAATCTCAACCTTTTTTTCAAGCTCTTTAAGCCTTGTAATATCCTGAATAAAGCCAACCCTTTTTATATTGCCAAGTTCATCCCTGGATAGATAGCTTTCTACAAAAATATATCTTAATAATTTTAATTGAGGGTGAACAAACCTGAAAGTATAAATCAATTTTTCATCTTTCAAAAATTCCTTTTCAATCACACTTTTAACAAATTCCCTATCTTCAATATAAACATCCCGTAAAAAGTCATTTAAATCAACTTTATCTCTACTTAAAACTTTTGTAAAAAAACTTGAAACAAGATTAAATTCCTTTTTAGCAAAATCATATTCCCAATAGCCAATTTGAGCAAATTTTTGAGTTTTTTCTAAAATATCAATTTGCTTATTCAGTTCAATCTCAACCTTCTTTAAATCTGTAATATCCTTTATTACTCCTTCCACTCTTTCAACTTTCCCATTCTCTCCAACAACAGGATTCCCTTTGGAAACAACATATCTTAAAGTATCAACATCTCCCGTAACCACTCTAAAATATGCCTCATAGGCTTCTCTATTTTTGATAGGTATTAAAACTGTTTTCCTTGCTTCATAAACATCCTGCTTATATATTTTTTTCTCTATTTCCTCAATATTTACAAATCGATTTTGTCTTTTCTCAATCCCATATATTCTATGAGCCATTTCTGTTGCCCAAAATTGTCTTTTATCCGGGTAATACACCCAGTTACCAACAAGTGCCATCTCTTCAGCTTTTCTATATCTTTCATTTAATACACTTAACTCTTTAAGCAACTTATATCTTTCGGTGATGTCAATCAGGGTTAAGAGATATCCATTTTTATTCTTAAATTTTAACGGGCTGATATAAACCTCAATTCTCTTTAAATTATTTTTTACAGTAATTTCCTTTTTAAAATTACCCGCCTTAGAAGTTATCAAATTGAGAAACATTTTTTTATCTTCTTTTGATAAAACTTCCAGAAAATTAATAGATAAATTTTCTTTTTCTATACCAAGAATTTTTTCAGCAGCAGGATTTATAAATTCAAAATTAAAATATTCATCACTAACTATTATTCCATTGTTAACATTTTTTGTTATCTTCTCTAACATCTCAGTTGTCGCTTTTAATTCCTCATTTGTAGATAGCAACTTTTCTTCAGATTTTTTTAATGCAAGAAGGTTGTTTTTGACTTTTCCAGCAAATTCACAGGTTTCCTTAAATGATAAAGAATTACACTGGAAATTCTCAATTTCACTAATTCCAGAATTATAAAACTTTTCGAAAATAGAATTGATTATCCTCAAATCATTATTAAACTTTTCTCCAAGCAAAAGAAACACCAACCATATCTGGAAAAGCACTGAAAGCAACCAGATAAAGAAAACTTCCCAGAATTCTTTATAGAGTTTTCTTTTGTACCTGAAATAAAGAGGTATAAAATCTTTATTTATATCGTCAAAATAGACCCCAGCGCCAACAATCCATTTTAATTTTTTATCATAAACTATATATGAAACTTTTCTTGATTCAGTTTTTAAATCTGGTTTAAACCAATTATACTCTACAAAACCTTTACCCTCTTTTTTAGCAATATCAAAAAACTTTTTTCTAACAATAGCCCCATTTTTTGGGGATACTTCTTCAAGGTATTTATCCATAATTTTATTGGCAGAAAGCAAAACCTTACCATCATTATCAACTATAAAGAGATAACCAGAATCTTCAAATTTAATCTTTCTTAAAGAAGTAAGTAGGGTATCTTTTAAATATTTTTTCATATCATTTTTATATACAAAAGCATAGAATTGATAAGTTTTATTTAATATAGGAATACTCTTTAACATACCAAATTTATT from Thermotomaculum hydrothermale carries:
- a CDS encoding ATP-binding protein — encoded protein: MYKKKKLTLFQFLLITFLITVLIFTTLFLVIWYKNEKIEINNQIVEFKKIYINAKKTSLKSIVEQFYNNIRSTYDNQINNLEEHIKKVLFNASRQKRLNNLIDFLDANNNQPSLINVCIVDKKRGRVVYSSDKKCSLNDLKEKNFNKFGMLKSIPILNKTYQFYAFVYKNDMKKYLKDTLLTSLRKIKFEDSGYLFIVDNDGKVLLSANKIMDKYLEEVSPKNGAIVRKKFFDIAKKEGKGFVEYNWFKPDLKTESRKVSYIVYDKKLKWIVGAGVYFDDINKDFIPLYFRYKRKLYKEFWEVFFIWLLSVLFQIWLVFLLLGEKFNNDLRIINSIFEKFYNSGISEIENFQCNSLSFKETCEFAGKVKNNLLALKKSEEKLLSTNEELKATTEMLEKITKNVNNGIIVSDEYFNFEFINPAAEKILGIEKENLSINFLEVLSKEDKKMFLNLITSKAGNFKKEITVKNNLKRIEVYISPLKFKNKNGYLLTLIDITERYKLLKELSVLNERYRKAEEMALVGNWVYYPDKRQFWATEMAHRIYGIEKRQNRFVNIEEIEKKIYKQDVYEARKTVLIPIKNREAYEAYFRVVTGDVDTLRYVVSKGNPVVGENGKVERVEGVIKDITDLKKVEIELNKQIDILEKTQKFAQIGYWEYDFAKKEFNLVSSFFTKVLSRDKVDLNDFLRDVYIEDREFVKSVIEKEFLKDEKLIYTFRFVHPQLKLLRYIFVESYLSRDELGNIKRVGFIQDITRLKELEKKVEIERERLIETLDRLSEGVAITDENFNVVFANKSLINIFAEEDLDKKNILDFLKKSSIKDLPENISTEKITDIFNGERKFYYKPYNSEIILTIEAEKLFDEEKLSGYLFVVNDITHSEKYMDEVVKNQNMRLLNKIAASLAHDFNNLLGSILGKISILEKQFEGQDIEKELKKIMRNMKIAKALATQFLTFSKTGKPLFSNLSKGFLKQTIDDLANFVFSGSSIKVNKNIEDNLWAIKGDPTQIAQVILNLFSNARDVLNEKGVVNVEVKNVIAEGKPDNCNKGEYVLIKVEDNGPGIPKEKLDKIFQFFVGYKDQGFGLGLAIVRNIVKAHGGCIEVKSEVGKGTAFYVYFPANRDFVVNGQEETKPAQEEVREGEDLDLGKIKIAVLEDEEPMQETIYDLMDFLGLNGQIFAKGEDLVEGLKKELKKGKPYNVAILDLTVKGGKGGKEIINEIKSIYPEIKAIVSSGFSKGVVFAEYEKYGFDEVLSKPYTVEEFKKAIIKCMKK